The Benincasa hispida cultivar B227 chromosome 9, ASM972705v1, whole genome shotgun sequence genome has a segment encoding these proteins:
- the LOC120086092 gene encoding phospholipase A1-Igamma2, chloroplastic-like → MAIPLSSTIVFPFSTKSQLLPNQTLFSINSSSDSHCSWTLRTQLLLHQPCLALSKRTRKNVLSAISTDSEVSTRSAEAETELAKKWREIHGSNDWVDLLEPMNPILRSELIRYGEMTQACYDAFVYDPYSKYCGTSRYALESFFQSLGMENQGYQVTRFLYATGNIQMPNLFIKPRWPKLWSKHANWIGYVSVSDDETSKRLGRRDIVIAWRGTVTRLEWVADLTNYLNPISSGKIQCPDPAVKVESGFLDLYTDKENECNFCKFSAREQILAEMKRLLEKFKDEEVSITLTGHSLGSALAMISAYDIAETGLNKTADGRDVHISVFSFAGPRVGNIRFRERLNNLGVKVLRVVNVHDIVPKSPGLFFNENLPPWLLKMIEWLPWTYIHVGVELKLDHLDSPYLRRSTDAGCSHNLEAHLHLLAGYQGKGMKFELAIGRDPALVNKSCDFLEDKYVVPPMWRQDENKGMIYVDGRWVFAERENIDGHPEDTHHHLKEIGLFSDSN, encoded by the exons atgGCGATTCCTTTGTCTTCTACCATTGTTTTCCCATTTTCAACTAAATCACAGCTTCTTCCTAACCAAACCCTTTTCTCCATTAATTCGTCTTCAGATTCTCATTGTTCATGGACATTGAGAACtcaacttcttcttcatcaaCCATGTTTGGCATTGTCTAAAAGAACCAGGAAAAATGTATTGTCCGCCATATCTACTGACTCGGAAGTATCGACTCGGTCGGCTGAGGCTGAGACTGAGTTGGCCAAGAAATGGAGGGAGATCCATGGAAGTAATGATTGGGTTGACTTGCTTGAACCGATGAATCCTATTCTCCGATCTGAATTAATTAG ATATGGAGAAATGACACAAGCATGTTACGATGCATTTGTGTATGACCCATATTCCAAGTATTGTGGTACCTCAAGATACGCTTTGGAAAGCTTCTTCCAAAGCCTAGGCATGGAAAACCAAGGCTACCAAGTCACTCGCTTCCTTTACGCCACCGGCAATATCCAAATGCCTAATTTATTCATCAAGCCTCGTTGGCCCAAGCTGTGGAGCAAGCATGCCAATTGGATAGG GTACGTGTCGGTTTCTGATGATGAGACTTCAAAGCGTTTGGGGAGACGTGACATCGTTATTGCGTGGAGAGGGACAGTGACAAGGCTAGAGTGGGTGGCAGATTTGACAAATTATTTGAATCCTATTTCATCAGGAAAAATTCAATGTCCTGATCCAGCTGTGAAGGTGGAATCTGGGTTTCTGGATTTATATACTGACAAGGAAAATGAGTGCAATTTTTGTAAATTTTCTGCTAGAGAACAAATCTTGGCAGAGATGAAACGACTATTGGAGAAGTTTAAGGATGAGGAAGTGAGCATCACGTTAACTGGTCACAGCCTTGGTAGTGCTTTGGCAATGATAAGTGCGTATGATATTGCCGAAACAGGCTTGAACAAGACAGCAGATGGTCGCGATGTACACATTTCCGTTTTCTCCTTTGCAGGTCCTCGAGTGGGTAACATCCGATTTAGGGAACGACTGAATAACCTAGGCGTAAAG GTATTGAGAGTAGTGAATGTTCATGATATAGTACCAAAATCACCTGGACTTTTCTTCAATGAAAACTTACCACCATGGCTATTGAAGATGATTGAATGGCTTCCATGGACTTACATACACGTTGGTGTTGAGCTCAAATTGGATCACTTGGATTCACCGTATCTACGACGTTCTACCGATGCCGGTTGTTCACATAATTTGGAGGCTCATTTACATCTACTCGCCgg ATATCAAGGGAAGGGTATGAAGTTTGAGCTTGCAATTGGGAGAGATCCAGCATTGGTGAATAAATCATGTGATTTCTTAGAAGATAAATATGTGGTTCCACCAATGTGGAGACAAGATGAGAACAAAGGCATGATATATGTTGATGGTCGTTGGGTGTTTGCTGAGAGGGAAAATATTGATGGTCACCCTGAAGATACACATCATCATCTCAAAGAAATAGGGTTGTTTTCGGACAGCAATTAA